The following proteins come from a genomic window of Salvia hispanica cultivar TCC Black 2014 chromosome 4, UniMelb_Shisp_WGS_1.0, whole genome shotgun sequence:
- the LOC125219782 gene encoding F-box protein At5g49610-like isoform X1 produces MKITNILEGDSAISVMNRNSPAAFRMSNRHSAKKDRFWRLTIRKQRKRRVALRKEWRHFSKKDLLPRLAVRTEQKLKNSHVALRKERKRKYILATTKEDMFANLPEDITKDILCRLPISSVMTCKCVLKSWRHLIEGDEFGMSYTPKPGLTFIYRDMEMRYSVFNEAFKPLFQFSLPSHNQRSTTKRRVVITSANGLLSLWDQFANFLFICNPLTREYAELPRLKAGRVTTFYGFGMSKIRGQYKILYGNEFGCHVYTIGRGVGLWRSIAAPQPGINTLYYDYAAFFNGNLHWLACDSKGNFFVCYFDFDTELFSRFSIPCDYDGNSYGNNRLYMLDGWLYLCNIIDWHRVIIWKMNNYGDENSWIKEYDFNLPKEIPHTYLLKVLANGDLLFAISVVGYVNPDRDELFIYSKKTGALGKYVTCYSFEQCSSSSIGVFTPSLISLKTMGFHNVQSVSF; encoded by the coding sequence ATGAAGATCACTAACATTTTAGAAGGGGATTCTGCTATATCTGTGATGAATAGAAATTCCCCTGCTGCCTTCAGAATGAGTAACAGACATTCCGCCAAAAAGGATCGGTTTTGGCGTTTAACTATAAGAAAACAACGGAAACGGCGTGTCGCTCTAAGAAAAGAATGGAGACATTTCTCCAAAAAGGATCTCTTGCCGCGGTTAGCTGTAAGAACAGAACAGAAACTGAAAAATAGTCATGTTGCCTTAAGAAAAGAACGCAAgcgaaaatatattttggcaACAACCAAGGAAGATATGTTTGCAAATCTGCCAGAAGATATCACAAAAGATATCTTGTGTAGACTCCCAATTTCGAGCGTTATGACTTGCAAGTGTGTTCTTAAATCATGGCGCCATCTGATTGAGGGGGATGAGTTTGGGATGTCGTATACTCCGAAACCAGGCCTAACTTTCATTTATCGAGACATGGAAATGCGGTACAGTGTCTTCAATGAGGCCTTTAAGCCACTTTTCCAATTCAGTTTGCCTTCTCACAATCAACGTTCTACTACTAAACGTCGAGTTGTAATTACTTCAGCAAATGGTTTGCTTTCGCTGTGGGATCAATTTGCTAACTTTCTATTTATATGCAATCCACTCACTCGTGAGTATGCTGAGCTTCCTCGTCTTAAGGCTGGTAGAGTTACTACCTTTTATGGATTTGGAATGAGCAAAATAAGAGGAcaatataagattttatatggTAATGAATTTGGTTGTCATGTGTACACTATAGGAAGAGGTGTGGGGTTGTGGAGAAGCATTGCAGCACCACAACCAGGCATCAATACACTGTATTATGATTATGctgcattttttaatggaaatctTCATTGGTTGGCATGTGATTCGAAAGGGAATTTCTTCGTTtgttactttgattttgacaCCGAGCTCTTTTCCCGTTTTTCAATTCCTTGTGATTACGATGGAAATAGCTATGGCAATAATCGGCTATATATGTTGGACGGTTGGCTATATTTATGCAATATTATAGATTGGCATCGTGTTATTATTTGGAAGATGAACAACTACGGCGATGAGAATTCTTGGATAAAGGAATATGACTTCAACTTGCCCAAAGAGATTCCGCATACGTACTTGCTCAAAGTTTTGGCGAATGGTGACTTGTTGTTTGCAATATCAGTTGTTGGTTATGTGAACCCAGATCGTGATGAACTATTTATCTACTCCAAAAAGACCGGAGCTCTTGGGAAATATGTGACATGTTATAGTTTTGAACAATGTTCTTCTTCTAGTATTGGTGTTTTTACCCCAAGCTTGATTTCACTCAAAACCATGGGGTTCCATAATGTTCAGTCGGTaagtttttaa
- the LOC125219782 gene encoding F-box protein At5g49610-like isoform X2: protein MNRNSPAAFRMSNRHSAKKDRFWRLTIRKQRKRRVALRKEWRHFSKKDLLPRLAVRTEQKLKNSHVALRKERKRKYILATTKEDMFANLPEDITKDILCRLPISSVMTCKCVLKSWRHLIEGDEFGMSYTPKPGLTFIYRDMEMRYSVFNEAFKPLFQFSLPSHNQRSTTKRRVVITSANGLLSLWDQFANFLFICNPLTREYAELPRLKAGRVTTFYGFGMSKIRGQYKILYGNEFGCHVYTIGRGVGLWRSIAAPQPGINTLYYDYAAFFNGNLHWLACDSKGNFFVCYFDFDTELFSRFSIPCDYDGNSYGNNRLYMLDGWLYLCNIIDWHRVIIWKMNNYGDENSWIKEYDFNLPKEIPHTYLLKVLANGDLLFAISVVGYVNPDRDELFIYSKKTGALGKYVTCYSFEQCSSSSIGVFTPSLISLKTMGFHNVQSVSF from the coding sequence ATGAATAGAAATTCCCCTGCTGCCTTCAGAATGAGTAACAGACATTCCGCCAAAAAGGATCGGTTTTGGCGTTTAACTATAAGAAAACAACGGAAACGGCGTGTCGCTCTAAGAAAAGAATGGAGACATTTCTCCAAAAAGGATCTCTTGCCGCGGTTAGCTGTAAGAACAGAACAGAAACTGAAAAATAGTCATGTTGCCTTAAGAAAAGAACGCAAgcgaaaatatattttggcaACAACCAAGGAAGATATGTTTGCAAATCTGCCAGAAGATATCACAAAAGATATCTTGTGTAGACTCCCAATTTCGAGCGTTATGACTTGCAAGTGTGTTCTTAAATCATGGCGCCATCTGATTGAGGGGGATGAGTTTGGGATGTCGTATACTCCGAAACCAGGCCTAACTTTCATTTATCGAGACATGGAAATGCGGTACAGTGTCTTCAATGAGGCCTTTAAGCCACTTTTCCAATTCAGTTTGCCTTCTCACAATCAACGTTCTACTACTAAACGTCGAGTTGTAATTACTTCAGCAAATGGTTTGCTTTCGCTGTGGGATCAATTTGCTAACTTTCTATTTATATGCAATCCACTCACTCGTGAGTATGCTGAGCTTCCTCGTCTTAAGGCTGGTAGAGTTACTACCTTTTATGGATTTGGAATGAGCAAAATAAGAGGAcaatataagattttatatggTAATGAATTTGGTTGTCATGTGTACACTATAGGAAGAGGTGTGGGGTTGTGGAGAAGCATTGCAGCACCACAACCAGGCATCAATACACTGTATTATGATTATGctgcattttttaatggaaatctTCATTGGTTGGCATGTGATTCGAAAGGGAATTTCTTCGTTtgttactttgattttgacaCCGAGCTCTTTTCCCGTTTTTCAATTCCTTGTGATTACGATGGAAATAGCTATGGCAATAATCGGCTATATATGTTGGACGGTTGGCTATATTTATGCAATATTATAGATTGGCATCGTGTTATTATTTGGAAGATGAACAACTACGGCGATGAGAATTCTTGGATAAAGGAATATGACTTCAACTTGCCCAAAGAGATTCCGCATACGTACTTGCTCAAAGTTTTGGCGAATGGTGACTTGTTGTTTGCAATATCAGTTGTTGGTTATGTGAACCCAGATCGTGATGAACTATTTATCTACTCCAAAAAGACCGGAGCTCTTGGGAAATATGTGACATGTTATAGTTTTGAACAATGTTCTTCTTCTAGTATTGGTGTTTTTACCCCAAGCTTGATTTCACTCAAAACCATGGGGTTCCATAATGTTCAGTCGGTaagtttttaa
- the LOC125219782 gene encoding F-box protein At5g49610-like isoform X3 — translation MSNRHSAKKDRFWRLTIRKQRKRRVALRKEWRHFSKKDLLPRLAVRTEQKLKNSHVALRKERKRKYILATTKEDMFANLPEDITKDILCRLPISSVMTCKCVLKSWRHLIEGDEFGMSYTPKPGLTFIYRDMEMRYSVFNEAFKPLFQFSLPSHNQRSTTKRRVVITSANGLLSLWDQFANFLFICNPLTREYAELPRLKAGRVTTFYGFGMSKIRGQYKILYGNEFGCHVYTIGRGVGLWRSIAAPQPGINTLYYDYAAFFNGNLHWLACDSKGNFFVCYFDFDTELFSRFSIPCDYDGNSYGNNRLYMLDGWLYLCNIIDWHRVIIWKMNNYGDENSWIKEYDFNLPKEIPHTYLLKVLANGDLLFAISVVGYVNPDRDELFIYSKKTGALGKYVTCYSFEQCSSSSIGVFTPSLISLKTMGFHNVQSVSF, via the coding sequence ATGAGTAACAGACATTCCGCCAAAAAGGATCGGTTTTGGCGTTTAACTATAAGAAAACAACGGAAACGGCGTGTCGCTCTAAGAAAAGAATGGAGACATTTCTCCAAAAAGGATCTCTTGCCGCGGTTAGCTGTAAGAACAGAACAGAAACTGAAAAATAGTCATGTTGCCTTAAGAAAAGAACGCAAgcgaaaatatattttggcaACAACCAAGGAAGATATGTTTGCAAATCTGCCAGAAGATATCACAAAAGATATCTTGTGTAGACTCCCAATTTCGAGCGTTATGACTTGCAAGTGTGTTCTTAAATCATGGCGCCATCTGATTGAGGGGGATGAGTTTGGGATGTCGTATACTCCGAAACCAGGCCTAACTTTCATTTATCGAGACATGGAAATGCGGTACAGTGTCTTCAATGAGGCCTTTAAGCCACTTTTCCAATTCAGTTTGCCTTCTCACAATCAACGTTCTACTACTAAACGTCGAGTTGTAATTACTTCAGCAAATGGTTTGCTTTCGCTGTGGGATCAATTTGCTAACTTTCTATTTATATGCAATCCACTCACTCGTGAGTATGCTGAGCTTCCTCGTCTTAAGGCTGGTAGAGTTACTACCTTTTATGGATTTGGAATGAGCAAAATAAGAGGAcaatataagattttatatggTAATGAATTTGGTTGTCATGTGTACACTATAGGAAGAGGTGTGGGGTTGTGGAGAAGCATTGCAGCACCACAACCAGGCATCAATACACTGTATTATGATTATGctgcattttttaatggaaatctTCATTGGTTGGCATGTGATTCGAAAGGGAATTTCTTCGTTtgttactttgattttgacaCCGAGCTCTTTTCCCGTTTTTCAATTCCTTGTGATTACGATGGAAATAGCTATGGCAATAATCGGCTATATATGTTGGACGGTTGGCTATATTTATGCAATATTATAGATTGGCATCGTGTTATTATTTGGAAGATGAACAACTACGGCGATGAGAATTCTTGGATAAAGGAATATGACTTCAACTTGCCCAAAGAGATTCCGCATACGTACTTGCTCAAAGTTTTGGCGAATGGTGACTTGTTGTTTGCAATATCAGTTGTTGGTTATGTGAACCCAGATCGTGATGAACTATTTATCTACTCCAAAAAGACCGGAGCTCTTGGGAAATATGTGACATGTTATAGTTTTGAACAATGTTCTTCTTCTAGTATTGGTGTTTTTACCCCAAGCTTGATTTCACTCAAAACCATGGGGTTCCATAATGTTCAGTCGGTaagtttttaa
- the LOC125219168 gene encoding putative F-box protein At1g32420 isoform X1 yields MKITNFLEGDSAISVMNRNSSAAFRTSNRHSAKKDRLWHLTVRKQRKRRVALRKEQRHFSKKDLLRRLAVVKEQRLKDSHVAVRKERKRKYILATTKEDLFANLPEDITKDILCRLPISSVMTCKCVLKSWRHLIEGDEFGMSYTPKPGLTYVYRDMEMWYTVFNEVFKPLFQFSLPSHNQLSTIDRRVVIASANGLLSMWDQYADYLFICNPLTREYAELPRLSTDRVTSFYGFGMSKISGQYKILYGNEYSCHVYTIGRGVGLWRSIAAPQPGINTLYYDYAAFLNGNLHWLACDSKGNFFVCYFDFDTELFSRFSIPCDYDGNGYGNNRLYILDGRLYLCNIIDWHRVIIWKMNNYGDENSWIKEYDFNLPKEIPHMYLLKVLANGDLLFAISVIGYVYPDRDELYIYSKNTGALGKYVTNYNFEQWSSSNIGVFTPSLISLKTMGFHNVQSVSFN; encoded by the coding sequence ATGAAGATCACTAACTTTTTAGAAGGGGATTCTGCTATATCTGTGATGAATAGAAATTCCTCTGCTGCCTTCAGAACAAGTAACAGACATTCCGCCAAAAAAGATCGGTTGTGGCATTTAACTGTAAGAAAACAACGGAAACGGCGTGTAGCTCTAAGAAAAGAACAGAGACATTTCTCCAAAAAGGATCTCTTGCGGCGTTTAGCTGTAGTAAAAGAACAGAGATTGAAAGATAGTCATGTTGCCGTAAGAAAAGAACGTAAACGGAAATATATTTTGGCAACAACCAAGGAAGATCTGTTTGCAAATCTGCCAGAAGATATCACAAAAGATATCTTGTGTAGACTCCCAATTTCAAGCGTTATGACTTGCAAGTGTGTTCTTAAATCATGGCGCCATCTGATTGAGGGGGATGAGTTTGGGATGTCGTATACTCCAAAACCAGGCCTAACTTACGTTTATCGAGACATGGAAATGTGGTACACTGTCTTCAATGAGGTCTTTAAGCCACTTTTCCAGTTCAGTTTGCCTTCTCACAATCAACTTTCTACTATTGACCGTCGTGTTGTAATTGCTTCAGCTAATGGTTTGCTTTCAATGTGGGATCAGTATGCTGACTATCTATTTATATGCAATCCACTCACTCGTGAGTATGCCGAGCTTCCTCGTCTTTCTACAGATAGAGTTACTTCCTTTTATGGATTTGGAATGAGCAAAATAAGTGGAcaatataagattttatatggTAATGAATATAGTTGTCATGTGTACACTATAGGAAGAGGTGTGGGGTTGTGGAGAAGCATTGCAGCACCACAACCAGGCATCAATACACTATATTATGATTATGCTGCATTTTTGAATGGAAATCTTCATTGGTTGGCATGTGATTCGAAAGGgaatttctttgtttgttactttgattttgacaCCGAGCTCTTTTCCCGTTTTTCAATTCCTTGTGATTACGATGGAAATGGCTATGGCAATAATCGGCTATATATTTTGGATGGTCGGCTATATTTATGCAATATTATAGATTGGCATCGTGTTATTATTTGGAAGATGAACAACTACGGGGATGAGAATTCATGGATAAAGGAATATGACTTCAACTTGCCCAAAGAGATTCCGCATATGTACTTGCTCAAAGTTTTGGCGAATGGTGACTTGTTGTTTGCAATATCAGTTATTGGTTATGTGTATCCAGATCGTGATGAACTTTATATCTACTCCAAGAACACCGGAGCACTTGGGAAATATgtgacaaattataattttgaacaATGGTCTTCTTCTAATATTGGTGTTTTTACCCCAAGCTTGATTTCACTCAAAACCATGGGGTTCCATAATGTTCAGTCGGTAAGTTTTAATTAG
- the LOC125219168 gene encoding putative F-box protein At1g32420 isoform X2 produces MNRNSSAAFRTSNRHSAKKDRLWHLTVRKQRKRRVALRKEQRHFSKKDLLRRLAVVKEQRLKDSHVAVRKERKRKYILATTKEDLFANLPEDITKDILCRLPISSVMTCKCVLKSWRHLIEGDEFGMSYTPKPGLTYVYRDMEMWYTVFNEVFKPLFQFSLPSHNQLSTIDRRVVIASANGLLSMWDQYADYLFICNPLTREYAELPRLSTDRVTSFYGFGMSKISGQYKILYGNEYSCHVYTIGRGVGLWRSIAAPQPGINTLYYDYAAFLNGNLHWLACDSKGNFFVCYFDFDTELFSRFSIPCDYDGNGYGNNRLYILDGRLYLCNIIDWHRVIIWKMNNYGDENSWIKEYDFNLPKEIPHMYLLKVLANGDLLFAISVIGYVYPDRDELYIYSKNTGALGKYVTNYNFEQWSSSNIGVFTPSLISLKTMGFHNVQSVSFN; encoded by the coding sequence ATGAATAGAAATTCCTCTGCTGCCTTCAGAACAAGTAACAGACATTCCGCCAAAAAAGATCGGTTGTGGCATTTAACTGTAAGAAAACAACGGAAACGGCGTGTAGCTCTAAGAAAAGAACAGAGACATTTCTCCAAAAAGGATCTCTTGCGGCGTTTAGCTGTAGTAAAAGAACAGAGATTGAAAGATAGTCATGTTGCCGTAAGAAAAGAACGTAAACGGAAATATATTTTGGCAACAACCAAGGAAGATCTGTTTGCAAATCTGCCAGAAGATATCACAAAAGATATCTTGTGTAGACTCCCAATTTCAAGCGTTATGACTTGCAAGTGTGTTCTTAAATCATGGCGCCATCTGATTGAGGGGGATGAGTTTGGGATGTCGTATACTCCAAAACCAGGCCTAACTTACGTTTATCGAGACATGGAAATGTGGTACACTGTCTTCAATGAGGTCTTTAAGCCACTTTTCCAGTTCAGTTTGCCTTCTCACAATCAACTTTCTACTATTGACCGTCGTGTTGTAATTGCTTCAGCTAATGGTTTGCTTTCAATGTGGGATCAGTATGCTGACTATCTATTTATATGCAATCCACTCACTCGTGAGTATGCCGAGCTTCCTCGTCTTTCTACAGATAGAGTTACTTCCTTTTATGGATTTGGAATGAGCAAAATAAGTGGAcaatataagattttatatggTAATGAATATAGTTGTCATGTGTACACTATAGGAAGAGGTGTGGGGTTGTGGAGAAGCATTGCAGCACCACAACCAGGCATCAATACACTATATTATGATTATGCTGCATTTTTGAATGGAAATCTTCATTGGTTGGCATGTGATTCGAAAGGgaatttctttgtttgttactttgattttgacaCCGAGCTCTTTTCCCGTTTTTCAATTCCTTGTGATTACGATGGAAATGGCTATGGCAATAATCGGCTATATATTTTGGATGGTCGGCTATATTTATGCAATATTATAGATTGGCATCGTGTTATTATTTGGAAGATGAACAACTACGGGGATGAGAATTCATGGATAAAGGAATATGACTTCAACTTGCCCAAAGAGATTCCGCATATGTACTTGCTCAAAGTTTTGGCGAATGGTGACTTGTTGTTTGCAATATCAGTTATTGGTTATGTGTATCCAGATCGTGATGAACTTTATATCTACTCCAAGAACACCGGAGCACTTGGGAAATATgtgacaaattataattttgaacaATGGTCTTCTTCTAATATTGGTGTTTTTACCCCAAGCTTGATTTCACTCAAAACCATGGGGTTCCATAATGTTCAGTCGGTAAGTTTTAATTAG